The proteins below are encoded in one region of Streptomyces sp. NBC_00490:
- a CDS encoding DUF4865 family protein, translated as MHAMQYELTLPADYDMDVIRARVARVGHLLDEWEGLGLKAYLMRERGVHGSPVNQYAPFYLWDTMAGMNSFLWGGAFQGLSDDFGRPSVRQWTGLALEEGGAAGSPARVAVRRRQPVPDGVELAEVMGDAVRAAGRLAAQDGAVLAAAVVDSSRWELVHFSLWAHDTPKADGEVFQVLHLSASGLAGLPRGRRW; from the coding sequence ATGCATGCCATGCAGTACGAACTCACCCTGCCCGCCGACTACGACATGGACGTGATCCGCGCCCGCGTGGCCCGTGTCGGACATCTCCTCGACGAGTGGGAGGGCCTCGGGCTCAAGGCGTACCTGATGCGGGAGCGCGGGGTGCACGGCTCGCCGGTCAACCAGTACGCGCCGTTCTACCTCTGGGACACCATGGCGGGCATGAACTCCTTCCTGTGGGGAGGCGCCTTCCAGGGGCTGAGCGACGACTTCGGGCGGCCGTCGGTCCGGCAGTGGACGGGGCTGGCCCTCGAGGAGGGCGGCGCCGCCGGTTCGCCGGCGCGGGTCGCGGTACGGAGGCGGCAACCGGTGCCGGACGGAGTGGAGTTGGCGGAGGTCATGGGGGACGCGGTGCGTGCGGCGGGGCGGCTGGCGGCGCAGGACGGGGCGGTGCTGGCGGCGGCCGTCGTGGACTCCAGTCGTTGGGAGTTGGTCCACTTCTCGCTCTGGGCCCATGACACGCCCAAGGCCGACGGCGAGGTGTTCCAGGTGCTGCACCTGTCGGCGTCGGGGCTCGCCGGGCTGCCGCGGGGGCGCCGGTGGTGA
- a CDS encoding ABC transporter permease, with protein sequence MNASVRLSVSSLRAHRRRFAGTFLAVCLGVAFLAGTLVMGDTLRAGFDTMFGRATSGTDAVVRSADAITTPGDSEGVRQPVATDLVSAVERVPGVAAAAPSIQGAGQLVGANGDPIGGQGPPTLAGNWIADPELNAYQLAEGRAPAASGEVVIDRGTAKRGDLEIGDTTTLRTPDPVEVTIVGLATFGGEDGMAQVTFTGMTQADAEKYLTARPGEAATIQVRAGPGVSQQELVDRLTPVLPEGVEAITGQKSAEENTEMISSQFLTIFTLFLLVFSGVALLVATFSIHNTFAIVVAQRTRENALLRALGASRRQVTASTLVEATAVAVTASLAGLAGGIGIAAGLQILFPAIGFPFPEGDLVVSVLSMLLPLAVGIVVCLGSALLPAVRAGRTAPMAALRETAVDTSGASRVRAVTGTGLVALALGVTISGVLVSPSLWLAGTGAVLALASFVVLGPVASTTAVRVLGGPLDRLRGVTGGLARRNALRSPKRTAATASALMIGVAVVSLFTVFAASLKATMDQTVSRSFAGDIAVSTPAFGAGGSGLSPRLAGAVDQLPEVDTAVGLGRGVAEVDGKGRALTVTDPLALERTFDLGTVKGSLSGLGTDGIAITGSEADKQGLKTGDTTRLTFTDGKSETFTVRAVYGRSELAGEYVITRAAWEPHRTQDADTLIAVSFEDGVSTDTGKAAVEKVAERYGNPEVQTRDEYAQSSAGGIDMMLTLVYALLALAVLIALLGIANTLTLAIHERTRELGLLRAVGQTRSQLRAMVRWESVLVAAFGTVGGLALGGFLGWVLVKASDGASDSDFAFAMPPLQLVIVALVGLAAGALAGLRPARRAARLDVLRAIATE encoded by the coding sequence ATGAACGCCTCCGTCCGTCTGAGCGTGTCCTCCCTGCGCGCGCACAGGCGCCGCTTCGCCGGAACCTTCCTCGCGGTGTGCCTCGGCGTCGCCTTCCTGGCCGGGACGCTCGTCATGGGCGACACCCTGCGCGCCGGCTTCGACACGATGTTCGGCAGGGCGACCAGCGGCACGGACGCCGTGGTCCGCAGCGCCGACGCCATCACCACACCGGGCGACAGCGAGGGCGTACGTCAGCCCGTCGCCACCGACCTGGTGAGTGCCGTCGAGCGCGTCCCCGGTGTGGCGGCCGCCGCCCCCAGCATCCAGGGCGCGGGCCAGCTGGTCGGCGCGAACGGTGATCCCATCGGCGGCCAGGGTCCGCCGACCCTCGCGGGCAACTGGATCGCCGATCCCGAGCTCAACGCCTACCAGCTCGCCGAGGGCCGTGCCCCCGCCGCGTCGGGCGAGGTCGTCATCGACCGGGGCACCGCCAAGCGCGGCGACCTGGAGATCGGCGACACGACGACTCTCCGGACGCCGGACCCGGTCGAGGTGACGATCGTCGGTCTGGCGACCTTCGGCGGCGAGGACGGCATGGCCCAGGTGACGTTCACCGGCATGACGCAGGCCGACGCCGAGAAGTACCTCACCGCACGGCCCGGCGAGGCGGCCACCATCCAGGTGCGCGCCGGTCCCGGCGTCAGCCAGCAGGAGCTCGTCGATCGGCTGACTCCCGTACTGCCCGAGGGAGTCGAGGCGATCACCGGCCAGAAGTCGGCCGAGGAGAACACCGAGATGATCTCCAGCCAGTTCCTGACCATCTTCACCCTCTTCCTCCTCGTCTTCTCCGGCGTCGCCCTGCTGGTGGCGACCTTCTCCATCCACAACACCTTCGCCATCGTCGTCGCCCAACGGACCCGCGAGAACGCCCTGTTGCGCGCCCTGGGTGCCTCCCGCCGCCAGGTCACCGCGTCGACCCTCGTGGAGGCGACCGCGGTCGCGGTGACGGCCTCGCTCGCGGGCCTGGCGGGTGGCATCGGTATCGCCGCGGGTCTTCAGATCCTGTTCCCGGCGATCGGATTCCCGTTCCCCGAGGGCGACTTGGTGGTCAGCGTGCTGTCCATGCTGCTGCCGCTCGCGGTCGGCATCGTGGTCTGCCTCGGCTCCGCACTCCTGCCCGCCGTACGGGCGGGCCGCACCGCCCCGATGGCGGCTCTGCGCGAAACCGCCGTGGACACCTCGGGCGCCTCCCGCGTGCGCGCCGTCACGGGAACGGGCCTCGTCGCCCTCGCCCTCGGCGTGACGATCAGCGGTGTCCTCGTCTCCCCGTCGCTGTGGCTCGCGGGCACCGGTGCCGTCCTGGCCCTGGCCTCGTTCGTGGTCCTCGGCCCGGTCGCCTCCACCACAGCGGTACGCGTCCTCGGCGGTCCCCTCGACCGACTGCGCGGAGTCACCGGGGGCCTCGCCCGCCGCAACGCCCTGCGCAGCCCCAAGCGCACGGCCGCCACCGCCAGTGCCCTGATGATCGGCGTCGCGGTCGTCTCCCTGTTCACCGTGTTCGCCGCGTCCCTGAAGGCGACCATGGACCAGACCGTCTCCCGCTCCTTCGCGGGCGACATCGCGGTGAGCACCCCGGCCTTCGGCGCGGGCGGCAGCGGACTGAGCCCGCGTCTGGCCGGCGCCGTCGACCAGCTGCCCGAGGTGGACACGGCCGTCGGACTCGGCCGCGGAGTCGCCGAAGTCGACGGCAAGGGAAGGGCGTTGACGGTCACCGACCCCCTGGCGCTGGAGCGCACCTTCGACCTGGGCACGGTCAAGGGGTCCCTGAGCGGTCTCGGCACGGACGGCATCGCCATCACGGGGAGCGAGGCCGACAAGCAGGGACTGAAGACCGGCGACACGACCCGGCTGACGTTCACGGACGGCAAGAGCGAGACCTTCACGGTCCGTGCCGTCTACGGCCGGTCCGAACTCGCGGGGGAGTACGTCATCACCCGCGCGGCCTGGGAACCGCACCGCACCCAGGACGCCGACACCCTCATCGCCGTGTCGTTCGAGGACGGCGTGAGCACGGACACCGGCAAGGCCGCGGTGGAGAAGGTGGCCGAGCGCTACGGCAACCCCGAGGTGCAGACCCGGGACGAGTACGCGCAGTCCTCGGCGGGCGGCATCGACATGATGCTCACCCTGGTCTACGCCCTGCTGGCCCTGGCGGTCCTCATCGCGCTCCTCGGCATCGCCAACACCCTGACCCTGGCGATCCACGAACGCACCCGGGAACTGGGCCTGCTGCGGGCGGTCGGCCAGACCCGCTCCCAACTGCGGGCCATGGTCCGCTGGGAGTCGGTCCTGGTGGCCGCGTTCGGCACGGTCGGGGGACTGGCGCTCGGCGGGTTCCTCGGCTGGGTCCTGGTCAAGGCCTCCGACGGCGCGAGCGACAGCGACTTCGCCTTCGCGATGCCGCCGCTGCAACTCGTGATCGTGGCCCTGGTGGGCCTGGCGGCGGGCGCCCTGGCGGGCCTGCGCCCGGCCCGTCGCGCGGCACGCCTGGACGTACTGCGGGCGATCGCCACCGAGTGA
- a CDS encoding DeoR/GlpR family DNA-binding transcription regulator, with translation MSENQNLLAEQRRALILDEVRRRGGVRVNELTRKLGVSDMTVRRDLDALARQGVLEKVHGGAVPVVEASTHEPGFEAKSGLELTAKEDIARAAAELVAPGSAIALSGGTTTYALAHHLLDVPDLTVVTNSVRVADVFHAAQRTTGPRQGAATVVLTGGVRTPSDSLVGPVADQAIAALHFDVLFLGVHGISVEAGLSTPNLAEAETNRRLVQSARRVVVVADHTKWGTVGLSSFAALEQVDTLVTDAGLPTAAREEVAEHLRRLVVAGEPGGAADS, from the coding sequence GTGAGCGAGAATCAGAACCTCCTCGCGGAGCAGCGGCGCGCGCTCATCCTGGACGAGGTCCGGCGTCGCGGCGGCGTCCGGGTCAACGAGCTGACCCGCAAGCTCGGCGTGTCGGACATGACCGTGCGTCGTGATCTCGACGCGCTCGCCCGGCAGGGTGTTCTGGAGAAGGTGCACGGCGGCGCGGTCCCGGTGGTCGAGGCGAGCACGCACGAGCCGGGTTTCGAGGCCAAGTCGGGCCTGGAACTGACCGCCAAGGAGGACATCGCGCGAGCGGCGGCCGAACTGGTGGCCCCGGGCTCCGCGATCGCCCTCTCGGGCGGTACGACGACGTACGCGCTCGCCCACCATCTGCTCGACGTGCCGGACCTCACGGTCGTCACCAACTCGGTGCGGGTGGCCGACGTCTTCCACGCGGCGCAGCGCACCACGGGCCCCCGCCAGGGTGCGGCCACGGTCGTGCTGACCGGCGGTGTGCGGACGCCGTCCGACTCGCTGGTGGGCCCGGTGGCCGACCAGGCGATCGCGGCGCTCCACTTCGACGTGCTGTTCCTCGGGGTCCACGGGATATCGGTCGAGGCCGGGCTGTCCACGCCGAACCTCGCCGAGGCGGAGACCAACCGCCGTCTGGTGCAGTCGGCGCGGCGGGTCGTGGTGGTCGCCGACCACACCAAGTGGGGCACGGTGGGCCTGAGTTCGTTCGCGGCGCTGGAGCAGGTCGACACGCTGGTGACGGACGCGGGGCTGCCGACGGCGGCGCGCGAGGAGGTCGCCGAGCATCTGCGGCGGCTGGTGGTGGCCGGTGAGCCCGGTGGGGCCGCAGACAGCTGA
- a CDS encoding DUF1272 domain-containing protein gives MALEMRGRCERCETAELPPDAPARICSYECTFCVPCTEAMRGICPNCGGELVPRPRRA, from the coding sequence ATGGCACTGGAGATGCGCGGGAGATGCGAACGCTGTGAGACGGCCGAGCTGCCGCCGGACGCCCCGGCCCGCATCTGCTCGTACGAGTGCACCTTCTGTGTGCCCTGCACCGAGGCGATGCGGGGCATCTGCCCCAACTGCGGCGGCGAACTGGTCCCCCGGCCGCGGAGGGCCTAA
- a CDS encoding SHOCT domain-containing protein encodes MQTLAHWDGGPGPWILLFPLIWAAVVVGAVTVLRRTGLRGRRGPWRATADTGPSGDSPIAVLGRRFASGEIDEDEYWRRLSVLDEQFGRTGKGGAA; translated from the coding sequence ATGCAGACCCTGGCGCACTGGGACGGCGGGCCCGGCCCGTGGATCCTTCTCTTCCCGCTGATCTGGGCGGCCGTCGTGGTCGGCGCCGTCACCGTCCTGCGCCGCACCGGCCTGCGCGGCCGCCGTGGCCCGTGGCGCGCGACCGCCGACACCGGTCCGTCCGGCGACTCGCCCATCGCCGTGCTCGGCCGCCGGTTCGCCTCCGGCGAGATCGACGAGGACGAGTACTGGCGCCGGCTGTCCGTCCTGGACGAGCAGTTCGGCCGCACGGGCAAGGGCGGTGCGGCATGA
- a CDS encoding ATP-binding protein, which produces MISHPSRHCTVELQALPSRIGQVRRIVSAQLRYWHLDPLIDRAALGVTELLTNVHRHAQPDKMCTVEIELVLDRLMVSVHDHDPRLPVVEDMPDDLLEAETLATRGRGLAMVAAFSESWGVRPDGEAGKVVWFALSAPAAVKAGAGRPPRRLAEKTPRVFAEVDALRTEHAPARSAVVG; this is translated from the coding sequence GTGATCAGTCACCCAAGCAGGCACTGCACGGTGGAGCTCCAAGCCCTGCCGTCGCGGATCGGCCAGGTCCGCAGAATCGTCTCTGCGCAGTTGCGCTACTGGCATCTCGACCCCCTCATAGACCGGGCCGCGCTCGGTGTGACAGAGCTCTTGACCAACGTCCACCGGCACGCCCAGCCCGACAAGATGTGCACCGTGGAGATCGAGCTGGTCCTCGACCGGCTCATGGTCTCGGTGCACGACCACGACCCGCGTCTGCCGGTCGTGGAAGACATGCCCGACGACCTCCTGGAAGCCGAGACGCTCGCCACCCGTGGGCGGGGGCTCGCCATGGTGGCCGCCTTCAGCGAGAGCTGGGGCGTGCGGCCGGACGGGGAGGCGGGCAAGGTCGTGTGGTTCGCGCTGTCCGCTCCCGCTGCCGTGAAAGCCGGGGCGGGGCGTCCGCCGCGGCGTCTCGCGGAGAAGACACCTCGGGTGTTCGCCGAGGTCGACGCCCTGAGGACCGAACATGCTCCCGCCCGGTCGGCCGTTGTCGGCTGA
- a CDS encoding GNAT family N-acetyltransferase encodes MLKGTKVGLRARHEDDIPILRTELYDDVANSARAEGRPWRPITPGSKDSRLVVDDEEEGHVPFSVVELDGGTLIGTATLWGIDNHNRFAHIGLGLRPSARGKGYGTDVVAVLCHYGFIVRGLHRLQIETLADNAAMLRSAEHNGFVHEGVLRSSAWVMGEFVDEVLLGLLARDWKPGPKG; translated from the coding sequence ATGCTCAAAGGCACCAAGGTCGGGCTCAGGGCCCGCCACGAGGACGACATCCCGATCCTGCGGACCGAGCTCTACGACGACGTGGCCAACTCCGCGCGGGCCGAGGGCCGGCCGTGGCGGCCGATCACACCGGGCTCCAAGGACTCGCGGCTCGTGGTGGACGACGAGGAGGAAGGGCACGTCCCGTTCTCCGTGGTGGAACTCGACGGCGGCACCCTGATCGGCACCGCGACCCTGTGGGGCATCGACAACCACAACCGGTTCGCACACATCGGCCTCGGCCTGCGTCCCTCCGCTCGCGGCAAGGGCTACGGCACCGACGTGGTCGCGGTGCTGTGCCACTACGGCTTCATCGTGCGCGGCCTGCATCGGCTCCAGATCGAGACGCTGGCGGACAACGCCGCGATGCTGCGCTCGGCCGAGCACAACGGCTTCGTCCACGAGGGCGTGCTGCGCTCCTCGGCATGGGTGATGGGCGAGTTCGTGGACGAGGTACTGCTCGGCCTCCTCGCCCGGGACTGGAAGCCGGGTCCGAAGGGTTAG
- a CDS encoding (R)-mandelonitrile lyase, with product MHITRKRPDTWQGPAENFTGTVWLDEIAAPGPPSRLRMFNVHFAPGAHTAWHRHPRGQVLHVLEGEGLVQREGGEIEAIRAGDTVWIEPGERHWHGAGPRTFMTHLAVVEATEDGTTTHWEAHVDTAEYPA from the coding sequence GTGCACATCACGAGGAAGCGTCCCGACACGTGGCAGGGTCCGGCGGAGAACTTCACCGGCACGGTGTGGCTGGACGAGATCGCCGCGCCCGGACCCCCGTCACGGCTGCGGATGTTCAACGTCCACTTCGCCCCGGGCGCGCACACCGCCTGGCACCGTCATCCCCGCGGCCAGGTCCTGCACGTCCTGGAGGGCGAGGGGCTGGTGCAGCGGGAGGGCGGCGAGATCGAGGCGATCCGGGCGGGCGACACCGTGTGGATCGAACCCGGCGAACGGCACTGGCACGGCGCCGGACCGCGCACCTTCATGACCCACCTCGCGGTCGTGGAGGCCACCGAGGACGGCACGACCACGCACTGGGAAGCGCACGTGGACACCGCGGAGTACCCCGCCTGA
- a CDS encoding ABC transporter ATP-binding protein yields MTTTTAVRSAARVVDAVKVYGSGDTGVRALDGVSVDFPAGRFTAIMGPSGSGKSTLMHCAAGLDTLTSGTARIGDTELGSLDDRRLTLLRRDRVGFVFQAFNLVPTLTVEENIRLPLDLAGGKGDREWIDALVDVVGLRDRLHHRPSELSGGQQQRVAVARAFAGRPDVVFADEPTGNLDSRSGGEVLGLLGRAVRQTARTVVMVTHDPVAAAHADEVVFLADGRLVDRMTAPTADKVLDRMKAFDTTSPPGGPS; encoded by the coding sequence ATGACGACCACGACCGCCGTCCGGTCGGCCGCCCGGGTGGTCGACGCCGTGAAGGTCTACGGCAGCGGCGACACCGGCGTGAGGGCCCTGGACGGGGTGAGCGTCGACTTCCCGGCCGGCCGCTTCACCGCGATCATGGGGCCCTCGGGCTCCGGCAAGTCCACCCTGATGCACTGCGCGGCCGGTCTCGACACGCTCACCTCGGGCACCGCCCGCATCGGCGACACCGAACTGGGCTCCCTCGACGACCGCCGCCTCACCCTGCTGCGCCGCGACCGCGTGGGCTTCGTGTTCCAGGCGTTCAACCTGGTGCCCACCCTGACCGTCGAGGAGAACATCAGGCTCCCCCTCGACCTGGCGGGCGGCAAGGGCGACCGCGAGTGGATCGACGCACTCGTCGACGTCGTCGGCCTGCGCGACCGCCTCCACCACCGCCCCTCCGAACTCTCCGGCGGCCAGCAGCAACGCGTCGCCGTGGCAAGGGCGTTCGCCGGGCGACCGGACGTCGTCTTCGCCGACGAACCGACCGGCAACCTGGACTCCCGCTCCGGCGGCGAGGTGCTCGGCCTCCTCGGCCGTGCCGTCCGCCAGACGGCCCGCACGGTCGTCATGGTCACCCACGACCCCGTGGCCGCCGCCCACGCCGACGAGGTCGTCTTCCTCGCGGACGGGCGCCTGGTCGACCGTATGACCGCGCCGACCGCCGACAAGGTCCTGGACCGCATGAAGGCCTTCGACACCACCTCACCCCCCGGAGGGCCGTCATGA
- a CDS encoding phosphotriesterase family protein: MSAVRTVVGDVEPERLGVCDAHDHLFFGSPQLPGQELRDVSAARAELAAFRAQGGHSVVQWTPYGLGRRAADLPPLSRETGVLVVAATGLHQAVHYDDRTLKALRGRLAELFVSELTDGIGTSGVRAGLIKVAGGFHALDAHARWTMTAAAEAHHATGAPIAVHLELGTGALDVLDLLCGELGVAPYRVILGHLNRSPDLVAHRQAAASGCYLAFDGPSRANHATDWRMPDAVRALAEAGHGDRLLLGGDTTTAAARSVNGGPGMPYLLRRVRPRLAAELGAELVERIMRENPGRALGVEWH, translated from the coding sequence GTGAGCGCGGTCCGAACGGTGGTCGGGGATGTGGAGCCGGAGCGGCTGGGTGTGTGCGACGCGCACGACCATCTGTTCTTCGGCAGCCCCCAGTTGCCCGGGCAGGAGTTGCGGGACGTGTCCGCGGCCCGCGCGGAGTTGGCGGCGTTCCGCGCCCAGGGCGGGCACAGCGTGGTGCAGTGGACGCCGTACGGGCTGGGGAGACGAGCTGCCGATCTGCCGCCGCTGTCCCGGGAGACGGGGGTCCTGGTGGTGGCCGCGACCGGTCTGCACCAGGCCGTCCACTACGACGACCGGACCCTGAAAGCACTGCGCGGCAGGCTCGCCGAGCTCTTCGTATCCGAACTGACCGACGGGATCGGCACATCGGGCGTCCGTGCCGGACTCATCAAGGTCGCCGGCGGTTTCCACGCCCTCGACGCACACGCCCGCTGGACGATGACCGCGGCGGCCGAGGCGCACCACGCGACCGGTGCGCCGATCGCGGTCCACCTGGAGCTGGGCACCGGCGCGCTCGACGTACTGGACCTGCTGTGCGGGGAGTTGGGCGTGGCGCCGTACCGGGTGATCCTGGGCCATCTGAACCGCTCCCCCGACCTCGTGGCGCACCGGCAGGCCGCGGCGTCGGGCTGTTACCTGGCCTTCGACGGTCCCTCACGTGCGAACCACGCCACGGACTGGCGGATGCCGGACGCCGTACGGGCCCTGGCCGAGGCGGGCCACGGCGATCGGCTCCTCCTGGGCGGTGACACGACGACCGCGGCGGCGCGTTCGGTGAACGGCGGTCCCGGGATGCCGTATCTGCTGCGTCGGGTGCGGCCGCGACTGGCGGCGGAGCTCGGCGCCGAACTGGTCGAACGCATCATGCGCGAGAATCCTGGGCGGGCCCTCGGCGTCGAGTGGCACTGA
- a CDS encoding TetR/AcrR family transcriptional regulator, which yields MSTPERLIESTRELLWERGYVGTSPKAILERSGAGQGSMYHHFKGKPDLALAAIRRTAAEMRATAEGVLGGPGTPYERIEAYLLRERDVLRGCPVGRLTMDPDIIASDELREPVDETLDWLRERIAGIVEEGREQGQFAASLDGEAIAATVVATVQGGYVLARASGSPAAFDAGVRGLLSLLSPRP from the coding sequence ATGAGCACCCCGGAGCGTCTGATCGAGTCCACCCGAGAGCTGCTGTGGGAGCGCGGTTACGTGGGCACCAGCCCCAAGGCCATCCTGGAGCGTTCGGGTGCCGGGCAGGGCAGCATGTACCACCACTTCAAGGGCAAGCCCGACCTCGCGCTGGCCGCGATCCGGCGCACGGCAGCGGAGATGAGGGCTACCGCCGAGGGAGTACTCGGCGGGCCGGGGACGCCGTACGAGCGCATCGAGGCGTATCTGCTGCGCGAGCGCGATGTGTTGCGCGGCTGCCCGGTCGGGCGGCTGACGATGGATCCGGACATCATCGCCAGCGACGAGTTGCGCGAGCCGGTGGACGAGACCCTCGACTGGCTGCGTGAACGGATCGCCGGGATCGTCGAGGAGGGCAGGGAGCAGGGGCAGTTCGCGGCGTCGCTCGACGGCGAGGCGATCGCGGCGACGGTCGTCGCCACCGTGCAGGGCGGCTATGTCCTCGCCCGCGCCTCGGGCTCCCCCGCCGCCTTCGACGCGGGCGTCCGGGGACTGCTCTCCCTCCTCTCACCACGGCCTTAG
- a CDS encoding SRPBCC family protein codes for MAHQLRAVGLDFIEVAPVRLVFAREMSAGPEAVYRALADDVPGWAQWFPAVTFARPTGDGSTREVRLRGGGRFQETIIAAKEPEVYAYRVDVANTPGVHALAEEWRLTPAGTGTLVRWTFALDGTAPVRFLAKLGRAGLGRAFRGAVTALDRRIAV; via the coding sequence GTGGCTCACCAACTGCGTGCCGTGGGGCTCGACTTCATCGAGGTCGCTCCTGTGCGCCTGGTCTTCGCCCGGGAGATGTCCGCCGGCCCGGAGGCCGTCTACCGGGCCCTCGCCGACGATGTGCCGGGCTGGGCGCAGTGGTTCCCGGCGGTCACCTTCGCCCGGCCGACCGGCGACGGCTCGACACGCGAGGTCCGGCTCAGGGGCGGCGGACGCTTCCAGGAGACGATCATCGCGGCGAAGGAGCCCGAGGTGTACGCCTACCGTGTCGACGTGGCGAACACGCCCGGCGTCCACGCCCTCGCCGAGGAGTGGCGGCTCACCCCCGCAGGGACGGGCACCCTGGTGCGCTGGACCTTCGCCCTCGACGGCACGGCCCCGGTCCGCTTCCTGGCGAAGCTCGGACGCGCCGGGCTGGGGCGGGCGTTCCGGGGCGCGGTCACCGCACTGGACCGGCGTATCGCCGTCTAG
- a CDS encoding PLP-dependent cysteine synthase family protein has product MSTPQQIRTGATLDVDHSDAAYRAWLKEAVRKVQADANRSADTHLLRFPLPEQWGIDLYLKDESTHPTGSLKHRLARSLFLYGLCNGWIRPGRPVIEASSGSTAVSEAYFAGLIGVPFIAVMPRTTSAEKIRLIEFHGGRCHFVDDSRRMYEESARLAVDTGGHYMDQFTYAERATDWRGNNNIAESIFRQLELERFPEPAWIVATAGTGGTSATIARYVHYTQRDTRICVADPENSCFFEGWTTGDPDVTCDCGSRIEGIGRPRMEPSFVPGAVDRMMKVPDAASVAAVRALEQAIGRKAGGSTGTGLWSALKIVAEMVAEGRRGSVVTLLCDPGDRYLDKYYSDAWLAEQGLDIQPYAAAIESLLETGVWPC; this is encoded by the coding sequence GTGAGCACCCCCCAGCAGATCCGGACCGGCGCCACCCTCGACGTTGACCACAGCGACGCCGCCTACCGTGCCTGGCTGAAAGAGGCCGTCCGCAAGGTCCAGGCCGATGCCAACCGCTCGGCCGACACGCACCTCCTGCGCTTCCCGCTGCCGGAGCAGTGGGGCATCGACCTGTACCTCAAGGACGAGTCGACCCACCCGACCGGCAGCCTCAAGCACCGCCTGGCCCGCTCCCTGTTCCTGTACGGCCTGTGCAATGGCTGGATTCGGCCCGGCCGCCCGGTGATCGAGGCGTCCAGCGGCTCGACGGCCGTCTCCGAGGCGTACTTCGCCGGACTGATCGGCGTGCCCTTCATCGCCGTCATGCCGCGCACGACCAGCGCCGAGAAGATCCGCCTCATCGAGTTCCACGGCGGCCGGTGCCACTTCGTGGACGACTCGCGCAGGATGTACGAGGAGTCGGCCCGGCTCGCGGTGGACACCGGCGGCCACTACATGGACCAGTTCACCTACGCGGAACGGGCCACGGACTGGCGCGGCAACAACAACATCGCCGAATCCATTTTCCGCCAGCTGGAGCTGGAGCGGTTCCCGGAACCCGCGTGGATCGTCGCCACGGCCGGCACCGGCGGCACCTCGGCGACCATCGCCCGATACGTCCACTACACCCAGCGCGACACCCGCATCTGTGTCGCCGACCCGGAGAACTCCTGTTTCTTCGAGGGCTGGACCACCGGCGATCCGGACGTCACCTGCGACTGCGGCTCCCGCATCGAGGGCATCGGCCGGCCGCGCATGGAACCGAGCTTCGTGCCCGGCGCCGTCGACCGGATGATGAAGGTCCCCGACGCCGCCAGCGTCGCTGCCGTACGGGCACTGGAACAGGCCATCGGCCGCAAGGCGGGCGGCTCGACCGGCACCGGGCTGTGGAGCGCGCTGAAGATCGTCGCCGAGATGGTGGCCGAGGGGCGCCGGGGCAGCGTGGTGACACTGCTGTGCGACCCGGGGGACCGGTATCTCGACAAGTACTACTCGGACGCGTGGCTGGCCGAACAGGGTCTGGACATCCAGCCGTACGCGGCGGCGATCGAATCGCTGCTGGAAACGGGTGTCTGGCCCTGCTAG